In Herpetosiphon gulosus, one genomic interval encodes:
- a CDS encoding GNAT family N-acetyltransferase, with amino-acid sequence MLPLNLTIEEPTLPDLTPFPQTGLVHWTSKLGVELAIRHITPDDAKLLVELYGRLSPRTLELRFATIMINIPIERVIEESARLATLNHDHADALIALLNEDGQEHIVAVARLAGADHIQAEFALLVRDDFQGHGVGTYMLDLLFQVALVRGLRYLKASVLAENAAMLRLIRRSGFPYHMHTSHGESDVTIYLDPTISEGEINHH; translated from the coding sequence ATGCTACCATTAAATCTCACAATTGAGGAACCCACCCTGCCCGACTTGACTCCGTTTCCGCAAACTGGCCTCGTTCATTGGACGAGCAAGTTAGGCGTTGAGCTAGCGATTCGCCATATTACGCCTGATGATGCTAAATTGTTGGTCGAATTGTATGGCCGTTTATCGCCGCGCACGCTTGAGCTGCGCTTCGCCACGATTATGATCAACATTCCAATCGAGCGGGTGATCGAAGAATCTGCTCGGTTAGCCACGCTCAATCACGACCACGCCGATGCCTTGATTGCCTTGCTCAACGAAGATGGCCAAGAGCACATTGTAGCGGTCGCACGCTTAGCAGGCGCTGATCATATTCAGGCTGAATTTGCGCTTTTAGTCCGCGACGATTTTCAAGGCCATGGCGTGGGCACGTATATGCTTGATTTGTTGTTTCAAGTGGCCTTAGTGCGCGGTCTACGCTACCTCAAAGCTTCGGTGCTCGCAGAAAATGCGGCCATGCTGCGCTTGATTCGGCGCTCAGGCTTCCCCTACCATATGCACACCTCACACGGCGAAAGCGATGTGACAATCTATCTCGACCCAACGATTAGCGAAGGCGAGATTAATCACCACTGA